In the Synergistaceae bacterium genome, TATCAGCAAATGCTATTAGAAAGTAGGCATTTAGAGCGACTGGTCAATGATTTGTTAGAGTTATCTCGTCTGCAGGATATAGGTTTCTATCTACGTATGGAAGAGGTAAATTTATGTGATGTGGTAAATGATGCGGTTCGTGCTATGAGGCCTGCTGCTCAAAAGAAACACCTCTCTTTTGATTTAGCCATGCCCAGCACAGAGTGTATTATAAGTGGTGACTATGATCGTATTCGTCAGTTACTTGTTATTTTGTTGGATAATGCCATAAAATTTTCAAAGGATGGAGGACTTGTGGGTGTTGATCTAAACTGTCCAAATGACTTTATTTTAACTGTAGTTGACCATGGTGAGGGAATTTTGGAGAAGGATATCCCCTTTATTTTTGACCGTTTTCACAAAAATGACGATAAGAGCAACAAGATTGGAACAGGTCTAGGACTGGCTATTGCATCGGAAATTGTAAAAAGACATGGAGCTAATATTTCTGTACAAAGTGATGAGGAAGCCACGGTATTTAAGGTTGTATTTCCCAGGGTTATAGACGAAAAAATTAAGATTTAATTCCATTTAATCAAGCTAAGAAAAATGGACCATTCATGCGAATGGCCCATCGATTAAAACCTGAATCATTGGCTATAAGTTATAATTCAAGGGCAAAATCTCAAGTTTTCCCTTTTTTAGAAATACTCTGCCTTTTTCTTATTTATTATTCGGTATACTCTATTGCCTTTACAGGGCAGTCCATCATTGTTTTTTTGAGTCTTTCTCTATCAATTTCCCAATCATCATAATTCTTGACAAAGGCCTTTTTAGCCTTCATTTCAAAAAGTTCAGGATAGTTTTCAACACATATCCTACATCCTATGCAAGCTTCTCTATTAATGGAGACACCTAGCTTTTGGGCTTCCCTTTGGGGCAAATCCCCGTCTTTTATTAGTTTGTCAGCAAGCCATGAGAATATAATAATGGCGGCAACTGTTAGCAACCAACGAATTATCATAAATCTCAAACCTAGAAATTTTGCCTCATTTAGAAGCATGGGAATTTTTATAACAGCCCAGGAGCTTAA is a window encoding:
- a CDS encoding permease, which gives rise to MMIFKRIKDNLFLFTIILAYGLISIINPSMGLASVKNSGYYIKEMLMIMPVIFVLTALLDLWVPKEKIMQFLGKDAKVKGLFLAFVIGSISAGPIYAAFPMCTMLHKKGASIRNIVVILSSWAVIKIPMLLNEAKFLGLRFMIIRWLLTVAAIIIFSWLADKLIKDGDLPQREAQKLGVSINREACIGCRICVENYPELFEMKAKKAFVKNYDDWEIDRERLKKTMMDCPVKAIEYTE